The Ictalurus punctatus breed USDA103 chromosome 9, Coco_2.0, whole genome shotgun sequence genome contains a region encoding:
- the c9h1orf115 gene encoding required for drug-induced death protein 1 codes for MSRKKLRKSKQKRKNKKEDKSKVILCGEEECVGTKCEGFSSESRVCAREPQKQRSTGRKEKTPKQVHFTVLPDKYQPLEEDTASEERHKEKQEKYKRFRKNFGKALRYTWKCLVVGLQNFSTSYSGPLSAASTLVPEIQRTRPRA; via the exons ATGTCGCGGAAGAAACTTCGCAAATCCAAACAGAAAcggaaaaacaaaaaggaggACAAATCGAAAGTCATCCTCTGTGGTGAAGAAGAGTGTGTGGGAACGAAGTGTGAAGGGTTTTCCTCAGAgtcgcgtgtgtgtgcgcgcgagcCGCAGAAGCAGAGGTCCACTGGCCGCAAagagaaaaccccaaaacaagtGCACTTCACCGTACTGCCGGACAAATACCAGCCTCTGGAGGAGGACACAGCCTCGGAGGAACGCCACAAGGAAAAACAGGAGAAATATAAGAGATTCAGGAAA AACTTTGGAAAAGCTCTTCGTTATACCTGGAAGTGTCTGGTCGTTGGACTGCAGAATTTCAGCACATCATACTCCGGGCCGCTGAGTGCAGCTTCCACTCTGGTGCCTGAGATCCAGAGGACAAGGCCCAGAGCATGA